The Opitutales bacterium ASA1 genome window below encodes:
- a CDS encoding putative colanic acid biosynthesis acetyltransferase, with the protein MPVPNTADSDSFRVRLDRFDPSRGLDRGRSKVFESLWYLCKCAFFLSALPWPKSLKRAILRAFGAEVGRGVVIKPRVNIHFPWKLELGDHCWIGEECFILNFEPVSIGAHACLSQRSMLCGGNHDFRSPDFVYRNGPIRVERGAWVGAQVFVGPGVTIHEYAVATAGSVVSTDLPPNRVCTGSPCRPVRERFREASTPNTLPER; encoded by the coding sequence ATGCCTGTGCCGAACACTGCCGACTCTGACTCGTTTCGCGTCCGCCTCGACCGCTTCGATCCTTCCCGCGGGCTGGATCGAGGACGCTCCAAGGTGTTCGAGAGCCTGTGGTACTTGTGCAAGTGCGCATTCTTCCTCAGCGCGTTGCCGTGGCCCAAGAGTCTGAAGCGCGCCATCTTGCGCGCCTTCGGTGCAGAAGTCGGGCGCGGCGTGGTGATCAAGCCACGCGTCAACATCCACTTCCCGTGGAAGCTCGAACTCGGCGACCATTGCTGGATCGGCGAGGAGTGTTTCATCCTCAACTTCGAGCCGGTGTCCATCGGAGCACATGCTTGTCTCTCTCAACGGAGCATGCTGTGCGGAGGAAATCACGACTTCCGTTCACCCGATTTCGTCTATCGAAACGGTCCCATTCGGGTCGAACGCGGAGCGTGGGTCGGGGCGCAAGTCTTCGTCGGACCGGGCGTGACGATCCACGAGTACGCGGTGGCGACTGCGGGATCGGTCGTTTCGACCGATCTGCCACCCAATCGTGTGTGCACCGGATCTCCGTGCCGCCCCGTCCGCGAGCGATTCCGCGAGGCATCCACGCCGAACACGCTCCCCGAGCGATGA
- a CDS encoding glycosyltransferase — protein MKSMDATHLHFVQSIEPLQGGGLGRAALELHHAFARAGASSKLVATRGAHAQAADDPSVTEFMRSGPSMVYFAPDLRRAASALVSTSEVVHAHGLYTAVNWTLGAAARKLERPLVYHVHGFFEPWILDRSRLRKRLVHVLFENANFKHARLWRALTSKEADQIRAQGITAPVVVAANGIDLSALDVRSEAIDSSAHATKSRRRMLFLARLHPKKGLGMLVPAWAKLGQAVKDWELVVAGPDELGHLAEVQALVRRHGLEERVRFTGSVTGTEKIALLRSADVFVLPSHSEGFSVAILEAMASRVPVAATYACNFPELEHEAGGWLCEPDTEAVSMMLLRAVSCPDDELRARGQAARRLVETRFTWPSISKLVLDACAEHCRL, from the coding sequence ATGAAGTCGATGGATGCGACTCACCTCCACTTCGTGCAGTCGATCGAGCCTCTCCAGGGCGGAGGACTCGGTCGAGCCGCGCTCGAGCTTCACCATGCCTTCGCTCGAGCAGGAGCCAGTTCGAAACTCGTCGCGACCCGCGGAGCGCACGCCCAGGCTGCGGATGACCCTTCGGTCACCGAGTTCATGCGTTCCGGGCCGTCGATGGTTTATTTCGCACCGGATCTGCGCCGGGCTGCCTCGGCACTGGTGAGCACCTCCGAGGTCGTGCACGCGCACGGTCTCTACACCGCGGTCAACTGGACCCTCGGTGCGGCGGCGCGCAAACTCGAGCGACCCCTCGTGTATCACGTGCACGGTTTCTTCGAGCCTTGGATCCTCGACCGGTCCAGGTTGCGCAAGCGCTTGGTCCACGTGCTGTTCGAGAACGCGAACTTCAAACACGCACGACTTTGGCGGGCTCTCACCTCCAAAGAGGCGGACCAAATCCGAGCGCAGGGCATCACAGCACCCGTGGTCGTCGCGGCCAACGGCATCGACCTCTCGGCGCTCGACGTGCGTTCCGAGGCGATCGACAGCTCGGCGCACGCGACAAAGTCCCGTCGCCGCATGCTGTTCCTGGCGCGCCTGCATCCCAAGAAGGGACTCGGTATGCTCGTGCCGGCATGGGCGAAACTCGGCCAAGCCGTGAAGGATTGGGAACTCGTCGTTGCCGGACCCGACGAGCTGGGTCACCTCGCGGAGGTGCAAGCCCTCGTCCGTCGACACGGGCTCGAGGAACGGGTCCGCTTCACCGGCTCGGTCACCGGGACGGAGAAGATCGCGCTGCTTCGGTCCGCGGACGTATTCGTGCTTCCGTCTCATTCGGAGGGCTTCTCCGTCGCGATACTGGAAGCCATGGCGAGTCGCGTCCCGGTCGCGGCCACGTACGCCTGCAACTTCCCCGAACTGGAACACGAAGCCGGTGGATGGCTTTGCGAACCCGACACCGAAGCCGTATCCATGATGTTGTTACGCGCCGTATCCTGCCCGGACGACGAGCTGCGCGCACGCGGGCAAGCCGCGCGACGTCTCGTCGAAACTCGCTTCACTTGGCCGTCGATCTCCAAACTCGTCCTCGATGCCTGTGCCGAACACTGCCGACTCTGA
- a CDS encoding glycosyltransferase family 4 protein, with protein sequence MKRAVIVWGNWGPYHYARFHAFRRAAAERDLDVRGIELFPKSGIYEWTNARATEGMHYLDFGSREMSFRPWLLTTKLAPLVLRLKPDVAFVPSYWHWSLFLNAVSRLAGARIVMMNESHAGTERATGLKKRIKKCIVSSFHAGLVGGSPHRRYFAGLGLPESRIFLGYDAIDNEHFRRGADAARAAESEERRRLDLPSKYFLSLGRFVEKKNLARLVEAYSGISPAAGGLFHQLVFVGSGELESELRSQCATLGLAVIDHRADESAKPNYSERERGVHFYGFRQVDENPVFYAFASAFVLPSLYEEWGLVVNEAMACGIPVVVSRNVGSAEDLVTHGRNGFLFEPTDVVALRRALQTLVNDPAIVASMGCESLARIGDWGCDQFARGALEASETALRV encoded by the coding sequence ATGAAACGAGCCGTCATCGTCTGGGGAAACTGGGGGCCCTACCACTACGCCCGTTTTCATGCGTTTCGGCGTGCCGCCGCCGAGCGAGATCTCGACGTACGCGGCATCGAGCTGTTTCCGAAGAGTGGGATTTACGAATGGACGAACGCACGCGCGACGGAAGGCATGCACTACCTCGATTTCGGGAGTCGTGAAATGTCGTTTCGACCGTGGTTGCTGACGACCAAGCTCGCGCCCCTCGTGCTCCGCCTGAAACCCGACGTCGCATTCGTGCCTTCGTATTGGCATTGGTCGCTCTTCCTCAACGCCGTTTCGCGTTTGGCCGGAGCGCGCATCGTCATGATGAACGAGAGCCATGCCGGCACCGAGCGCGCCACCGGACTGAAGAAACGCATCAAGAAGTGCATCGTGTCGTCGTTTCACGCGGGCCTCGTCGGTGGCTCTCCGCATCGACGCTACTTCGCCGGGCTCGGCCTGCCGGAGTCGCGCATTTTTCTCGGCTACGACGCCATCGACAACGAGCACTTTCGGCGTGGAGCCGATGCTGCGCGAGCCGCGGAATCCGAGGAGCGACGTCGTCTCGATCTACCATCGAAATACTTCCTCAGTCTCGGACGTTTCGTCGAGAAGAAGAACCTCGCGCGTCTCGTCGAAGCCTACTCGGGGATATCGCCCGCCGCCGGCGGTCTGTTTCACCAACTCGTCTTCGTCGGATCGGGAGAGTTGGAGTCGGAATTGAGGTCGCAATGTGCCACGCTCGGGCTCGCCGTGATCGATCACCGAGCCGACGAATCGGCGAAGCCGAACTACTCCGAGCGCGAGCGCGGCGTGCACTTCTACGGCTTTCGCCAAGTCGACGAGAACCCCGTGTTCTACGCGTTCGCGAGCGCGTTCGTCCTGCCCAGTCTCTATGAGGAATGGGGGCTTGTGGTCAACGAGGCCATGGCGTGCGGCATACCGGTCGTCGTGTCGCGCAACGTGGGCTCCGCGGAGGATCTTGTTACCCACGGCCGCAACGGATTCCTCTTCGAACCCACGGACGTGGTCGCCCTCCGCCGTGCTCTGCAGACACTTGTGAACGATCCCGCAATCGTCGCGAGCATGGGCTGCGAATCCCTTGCACGCATCGGGGATTGGGGCTGCGACCAGTTTGCTCGAGGTGCGCTGGAAGCGAGCGAAACCGCGCTTCGTGTATGA